The nucleotide sequence TTTTAGAGTGGAATGTGCTACCATTGTCTTTCCAATGTAGTTAATTTGTTCCACGGATTCTTCAAGTGAAACTAGTTGGTTGTGAAATTTAGCCTTTCTTGACAAAATACAAGTTGCTTGGAAATTTAATCAGCTATTAGCACATTTCACGCTCTTGATGACCCTCTAAATATATTCTAAATACAAGCAAAGAGGGTATCCAGCAGTGCAGACTCCACTTAGAAGCAAAGAGGGTATTCATAAACAATGTAGTAATGTCTATGCTTTAGAGCCTGAAGTGAACATTTCAGGTTGTACCAGCTTAGAAGAAAAGCCCGGCACGGAAGATTATGAGATTCATGAGAACTCCCATATAGTTTCTCAACCCAGCAAGACTAATGTTTCTTCCACTTATGAGCTTCCAATGTCCTTTCCATTGAGTCCAACATGTTAAATTGTGCCCGTTTAGTTGTCTACTGATGTTACCATACTTGTAAGTTTGTATGATGGAAAATTGTGCATGTCAAACTATGAAAAGAAACTGTAAGGCTAAGAGATCCTTTCTCCATTGGGAATTTTAAAAAGAAGTTATAATTTGCTCGTTAGTTGTGATCGGGCCATTTATTTTCAGTCCCAGGCCAATTGTAGTATTTTCTTCCTAGCAGCTATTGCtacatttgagctttgagtactttgTTAGATGATGGTGTAATTTTTGCAGCATTCTTGTTTATATTTTGTGCAGTTAATTTTGTTCTCCGGTTGCCAGCACTCGACGAATAAGGCGAACTGGAGGTGGAGGTAGTGGTTTATGGCATCAGCGACTTGGAGTCCAAGTGAATTAGCAGTTTATTTCAGAGACCGCTAGCTTGACAATTGTGTTCAGTCGGCTCGCGAGGGATCAGGAGATGGTGATATGAGGAGACTTTTGTCTTTTATGTGAATATATCCTAAGCTTTTCGGTAGCTGTCTGACCGCCCGTGTTTCCTGGTAGTGACGAAGCACGAAAGGATGTGTGCGAGAACCATATTGTAAACTTTGAGCCATGCTGAGACCTGAAATGAATGAATCATGCTCCTCCGGCTGCTGATGTTGATACGTCTGCAGCTGTTCATATAGTGTAACAATAAAAAAAAATCATGGTGCAAGATAAGATATCCATGGTGAATCATTTTATTAAATAGATGAAATGTGAAAGAAGGAGAGGTGGGTATAGCAAGCCTTTTTGATAGAGGGAAACCTAACAAATTCTGGATGCAACTGTTCAGGTCTGTTGTGGAAAATGTGAGCAGCTACAAAATGAAGATGATGCAGAGTCACTCAGGTCTATTTTTGTTTGTTAAAAAAGAATATCagcaaaaatcttgatgaaatggACGGGCCGTATCGATGGTTTGAGAAGGTCAGAGTTTGAGATGGTCAACTGGCAGACGAGTGTGCTGTCGCCAATTGAGTGGAAATGGCGTGAGCGATATCATGTGGCCAGGCACCGCCATGGGCAACTgggctcatttttctctttttctccGGTTATAGGCTCAAGTTCATATTGGCCACCACTTGTCACGTATTGTACATCTGAGCCGGTGAATTATTCCAACCTTTTGAGAGGGAGGGAGATAGACGGTCTGACGCTCGCCTGCTTTTTTCAAGCGTGCAGCTATCTCTGTCGCCGTCTCTGCGTACTGGTTTTTCGCTCGTTGTACACACTTTGTACTCCGGTTTCCTCGATAAATTGGCTGAGTTTAATAAGGCTGGCAGTGGCACGGACGTCGTTTTGGTAGGCTGATGTTGATGTgcgctcttttcttcttctttgtgtTGAAGTTATGGTGTGCCCTATTGAACTTTCTTTTCGTGCGAGACATTTTCAGTGCGACAGCTGCTTTCTGCGTGTGCCACTGCCAGTGAGTGACTGGCTAATGTTTGTGTGTGTGTCAGCCTCTTCTCCAAGAGGCCGGCATTTTTGGTGCCTCTCAATTTATTCTGTCTGAGACCATAAAGTCTTATATTGGAGTTTCGTAGGCTAACATTTGTGTTTCATTGTACAACTAAACTAAGTACTCCCACAAACTAAGGATAACACATAGACAACTAAACTAAGTACTCCCACAAACTAAACTAAGTACTCCCAAAGATTTATACAATCACTGTATAACCTTGTTTCATCGTGTTGAAACTATGGTAGTGAAAAACCCTTTGAGAAAGGGAAAAAAAGTCATACGCCAAAAAGAGTCACCATGCCAATCTGGCATCATGGGAAAAAACTTGCTGAACTGTTCGTCAGAAAAAAATGGTCTACGTTGCTACTAACTAGAGAGACCTGAACCTGAACTAGAAGAAGAGGGTCACAAGGAGCGGTTGATGAGGCCACGCACCACGACCATACCCAGGGCGAGCAGGTGATCCATTTCCGGCGCCACCGTCAGCGTCAGCACGTCCTCGCCCAGCACCACCCCCGCCGCCGTCTGCTTCGGGGCCACCTCCGCCACGGCCGCGCCATCGACGCCGCGGACTTTGTACTCCGTCTTGCGGGCAGGGCACCCGTCCATCCTGTAGCAGGTTCTCGCGCCGCCGTGCATCGCAACGGCGGCCTCGCCCTTCTTGGCCCGCCGCACGGTGAACCACGGTGTCGCCTCCTCCCCCTGCTCATACCGGCAGACCTCCCACCTCCTGAACATGCCGAAGCCCTTGCGTCTGATCCTGATGAGGGCGTTGCCGCCGCGGTCCATGAAGAAGACCTCGCGGCCGCCCCTGCAGCCGTAGTTGTCGACGCGGAAGGCAACGCTGCCATCGGGGCCGTACACCGCGCAGCCGTTGCCATTGAAGACCAGCGACTTCATCCACACCGTGTACGCCTGCTGGCCCCGGCGGTGATCACCGGAGGACGGCGGTGAGGGGGCCGCGGGGAGGGGCTGGATCTTGGCCATCGCGagagatcgaagaagaagaagattgctCTGCTAGGCTGTTGATGCTGCGATGATTTGGACGGTGGGAGCAGTGGTTGGCTTCACCTATTTATAGAGGGATGCCTGAACTACTTTGTTTGTTATCCCGTGGCCGGATTAGTTAAAGGCAGTGTGTGCATCACGCTCACGCGCTTAGGATAGAATAGTGCTGTACTGGATTACTAGTTGTTTATGCTCCGTCTTGTACTGTATACAGTCAGCATGCGATCAGCATCACGTTTAGTGATTCATCCAACAGTTGAAACCGCAATGTAATGTAATATCGCGATTAAAATTGGATGATCAAAACGTACTATTTACAGATTGTTGTGTTTGGCAAGCAGAAAGAAAGCAGGCACATAAGATAGGTACCTGCACCTAATATAATTAAGCAGTCATTTAGTTTCCCCTCGTTTTGCATGGATAATGGGGCAATATTCTTCAGTTGTCATCCCCATTTTCTAATCATCCGTCCGCGTACGTAGTATGGATGCTAATACTAGTAGTATGCGCTCATTGATTATATATATGGTTTAGATGTGAGTCAACGATGAGTTCTTTGGTATACATAGCTAACCAACGAGGAGGGATCAGATGCTGTACGATCTCGGGCCTTCCCATCGTTTGTCTTTTGTAAAGTGGGGATGCTACAAGTACATTCTACACTCTATACACGATGGCACATATATATCACACACGTGTACCTTACCTCTCTTTCATTTTGCATGTGTTTTTGGTGTGGTGAGAATCATTTCAAACGTGACCAGTGCTATATTCGATACGCTACAGTTGTGACCTCTCAAAGCTAGGAAAGTACGTCGAATAAACGGTGTGTGATCCCTGACTTGACTTGCCGCGTGTCATATGTTCTTGTTCAGCAAGTTGCATGCTCGACAGTCGACACCTCACTCTGTTCGTTTTCCAACCTGGATTCAAGAGAGGAAAAGCTAAATCAACTTTTCATTTTCACATGTGAGCTTACTGTATTTCTAGGGTAGCTTTAGGATTCTCCTTTTTTGAGAATATATGTAGCTTTTACACTTGATTTTAGCATACAGAGTTGCTGTTCAAAGACTCTTGCAGCACAGCACGTACGCAAGGTGCGACTTCACACATTTTGCTTTTGAAAAGAGGCACAGGAAATTTAAAAAGATTTCGTTTCTTATCTAACAATTTCCCTTAAAAAGCAGTCAAGGAGCACTCTTATTTGACCAGTGGCTGAGGATTCGTACTTTCCTTGGAATTTTCGTTATCTTGTTAATTGGCTGGGTTGAGATTATGTTTCATCCTGAATTGTTAGCATCAAATTTGCATGAATTTTTTTTCGGGGGTTGTTCTACATAAAAGACACATGGGACTCATCAGTCATAATGGTCATAGCTAACGGTGTTGACTTTTATGCTAACAGTCAACACTTACAAATGGGCCCTCCCTGTCATAAACCTGTTTAAAACTTAAGGATTCAGCGATTAGTGTTTTTTTGAAACAGTGAACCACAAAAGTGGTAGGGTTTAGGAACTTTCCAAAAACGGTAGCTCGAATTgaagtagttttatgctattcactcACAAATTTGTGGAATCGGCAATTAATTCCTAGTCACGTGTTTAGTTCCTACTTGAGCTAAATACCAAGAATTTTTTTTTACCTATTCCATGCATTATCACATTTAATTTATGAATATATGTGTAGAGAAAACACCTCTGGTCTGGTGTGATAGATACATGCAGGTTGGCACTGAATGCTCTGTCTCTGCAACGTACTCCATTGTCCCAACGCATGAAGCTGAAACATGGATCAAAATCCACAACGCAACGCGTAACATGTGTGATTTATTGGACAATTCTCGACGTGGACCATGGAAACATGCTGCGGATTATTCTATCTTGTATCTTGTGAACATCTAATAATCTGTGAAAGCAAGGGCCCGAAACTACGTACGCGGGCGGACGGATGATTACTCTTTGTCGCACCTAAATAAGCTGCAAGATAAAAAAAGCTAGCTAGGTTTAGCTGAAGATCGATCTAATCCTCGTTCTTGTGTTTGTTCCCTTTCGTTTTCTCTGATGTCACTCCACGCAGCTACAACGGCGAGCCAATTAGTTGTTTTACAATGACAGTCATATATCCACACATGGCAATTGACAGAGTAACAGAAAAATAAGCTCCGTTTGTAGTTTTCCATCGCCTAACAAGATTAGTGCCCATGACTTCATTCCCTTTTTGATAAAAGACGAGTTTATTTCCTGCACTGCATGCTAACATCACATTGTGGGGGATGACCTAATTAGAATAGATAAGAATGCCATGCATGCTTGGTGCTGAGTATATTTTATTGGCTCGAGTGATTAACTTAGCTCCCAACTCACAATACCAACAAAACAAGGTGATCGGAGATGTAGTGTTAAACAAATCAAAGGCATGCCACAAAGCAACCCTGCTAATAATGGAGCATAAACTTCACTCACGCTGATAAGGCATTGGTCATTAAATCCTTGCTTGGAAGCTTTTTTCTCTTCAAATGGCAGACAAAAGCACAGGCGACATCACTTCTGACAGATACCAACAGGACACAGTAATCACGGTTAAAATTTACATGGCTTCCCTCGCAAAACGGAAAAAACATGGCTGAAATGCttctacttcctctgtcccataatataagagcgtttttaacactaactagtgtcaaaaacactcttatattacgagacggagggagtatctttttattttctttgttccCTTGAGCTaactgatcaacttgtgttgttTTGTAGGATACTAGAACCCTTGGTGTTTGAAGATTACCCACAGGTGATGAAGATGAATGTTGGTTCTTGCCTTCCATCCTTCACAAAATCCCAATCTGAATTTGTTAGAGGTGCTACTGATTTCATTGGAATAAATCACTACTCCATCTGTCCGAAAAAGTTTATctcaagcttgtccctcaaatggatgtgtccagtactaacttggtgctagatacattcatttgagagacaagctttttcggacggagggagtactattctgTCTATGTGAACAGCCGCCCCTTAAAGAAAGGTGTTTGTGACTATGCAGCAAACATGTCAGTCTACAAGAGAAGTAAGAAAAATTTATATCTGCATCAGCATATTGCTGCATCATTCATGTTTTTTTAGAGCTAAAATTGAGGATTTGATTCATATACTGACATAAATACCGACCAAATAGTTTGTCTAAGCTTGAAACGTATACTGATAGGATATTTGCTTCTGTGATGCAGGTTCTAGATCAGTTCCAGAGACAAGTGAGGTAAAAAATCCCAATACTGTCTATCAAAGGTGCTACTGGTTTGTGCTGTTTTCGACATACAATGATCAAGCTATCTAAattgctactccctctgtttacttttataagaccttgaagacatttcagacaatgtacaAAACATCCTTTTTTGAGTTGTccgaaatgacttacaaaagtgaacagagggagtacattttacGAGCTGTAgcccttgtttcaaaaaaaaaaaaattacGAGCTGTAGCTGTGACAAAAAGATGCAACCTTTTGTTTTGAGTGCAGTATGTCCCAACAGCTTATCCAGACTTTTTTTTTATCATCCAGTCGACCGAGAAGAATTGCATTTATGATGCAGTACCTGACAGAATCCTATGGGGCCCTTCCCATTTTTGTCCAAGAGAATGGCAAGTCGATCAAGTTTCCGATCACAACAATCTCTTTGGTTCAGTTTTCATCTAATTTTTTCTTATTCAATAGAATCTGATAAAGTTATGGCCATTTGTTATGCACTATCAGTACATCAGTGTTGCTTCTTTTCTATACTCTGTCTGATGGGATCTCTCTTACTCCATGTCCATCGTCTCTACAGGTAAAGCATCTACCAGAGACACTTTGGATGCCACCCACAGAGTCAAATACTTGAAGAGCTACATAGGGAATACACTCACGGCAATAAGGTCATTCATTCAAACAAACTCACTAGGATTTCTAGTTAATTGCGCTCTGGCATTCTGTTCATAGCACTTCGTAATTGTTGCTATGATTATATTAAAGATCTGATAGGGTTTTCGTGGTAGATACAGTTGCTGCAATCCCATTGTGTGCCCTTAAGCTCCCCTCTATTACCTCCATTTGTCTTGAGGGGCTTTTCACACTTATTGTACGGTAATAATTGTTCTCTCTGCATATTGTTGCTTGCTTGGTTCAGACGCTAGGCCTGTTCTTTCTGCCACTGCTTTCAGTTGGCTTTACGGACTCCTTGACCTTGAGGTCCCAGAAAACATGCAGCCATGTTGAAGGATATGAGATATGACTGGCGGACCATTTCAGGCGACGGCATGCTCCAGTTATTCCTACAAGCTAGTCACTTGCAAGGGCATAAAGGGGGTGGAGTGAAGATCCATGGAGCGATATGTGCGCCGCCGCCGAGTCCATAGAACACGTTATCCTGCAGTGTCGGCTGGCACAACAGCAGGTGTGAAGGTATCTGAATCTACATCAACAGGCCGCAAGTGCCACATCCATTTCTCTGCTTTGTACAGAGTCCAGACCATAAAAGGAACAACACTAGCTCCTCCATTTGTCTTTGAGATAACCGGCCTGTTGCCTTGGCTGCCTGTGCTGTCGAGGTGCCGCAACGACTGTTGGGAATTGTGCCGCAACATCTAGCTACGTGCAGTACAGGGCACGACCGTACCAAACTAGACAGAGCCCACACGCTGGAACAAGGGTCCATCATGCACCGGCGTCAATGGTCCTACGGGGCTGTAAGAAACCCCTGCAGGCATCTGCCGCTGCCGCGTGTTGAACGGAGCCGCCCGGTGCCGCGGACGACGGCGCCGGATGGGCCGCGCAGCCGCCGTCTCCGAGGAGGACGCTGGCGGCGTGATCACCCCGTACACGCGGCGGATGTACGTTGCCAGGCCGTGCCGGCAGCACGGGCACGTCGTCGCCCTGCAGAACCACTGTAGGATGCAGCTTTCGTGGAAGGAGTGCAAGCAGCCGGGCAATCTCTTGACGGATCCACGGTTGTTGGCCACCAGCTCCTCCATGCAGATCGGGCACTGCTCCACGGccgcgtcgtcgccgccgtcgtcagGAGCTTGCGCCTGTGCCATCTGGGGGCCCTGGTACGACGGTGTCGTCGGCGACGATGTCTTCGGCGTTCCTCTCGTCTTCCTTGTTCCCGTAGCCGCCGTCGCTTGTGACGATGGGCTTGTGAAGAAAACTGTCATCTTTTGATTTTTCTTCACAACTAAAACTGCCGTCAAATGGTGTTCGCCTGCGACCCGCTCCCAGCGAAAGTTAGCCGGGTAACAATACCGTATACTTTTTTGCAGGGATTTTTCACTACTATATATGCCAAAACTTTAGCTACTAGTTTGGTCTCTGGCTCAAATCGGTTTGGTTATCAATGCAAATTGCATGTCTCCTACGCGCGTGAGTCCGAGTCCAGCTAGAAATCGGTTTGGTTGTCAATGCCCATTGCTTGTTCCGTACGTGTCTCGAGTCCGAGTCCAGCCTGAATCCCAAGCCTATTTGCGTGTGAGTTTATCTACTACCATTACTAGAAGAACATTCGTGCATTgtaacggggccacattaactttaaaagttcaatattaatattctcatatatatcaagtgacattgacgatcttttttaccatcaattcctcacacacactctctgcctccctcttcctcactctctccccctctccctctctctctctctctctaacacacacacatatccattttattgggtacgggaccataatccatctatttcacacacacgctAGTACATAACAATAtgaattatgtgtattatatttgccaccacaactgagggaattaatttcatgtaaatcggccagccacagctccaagaatacgcggaggaggtggcccgggtcggcgtcggcgccgtccggcacgtgccacgggcccgcttccaagcgCGTCTACGCGTCGACCACCCACGCTGTGTCCTTCAAGTGCCacttccaccgcaccaactcccagggTCACGGTCATggccagggccagggaagccgcccttctttgcccccttcaccggccgcggccaacgcggtgccgcggcacccggcctcgccgtcctcgtcctccagcaccgtcgcgacccagtgacgcagcccaagcatcggcctcgagaatcaagaacgctcgacaacgtAGAGGGAAGGAAAggtcatatacatgtcataagaaagggagtttatttactgctccctcgatgtattgtttcatttgtttggagattgattaccatccgtgagttaaggtaaggtttacgtgattgagcgattttttgaaaatcaattatttgttttctaattaatgtaattgagtgatttaaggtaaggttaattaatttagatttgatctttagagattattcgtgattgattctacattactaaataacttgcgccagtatggaaagttctgatctgtttagatttctttcgttgtgtgagagggtgacgcgaaaacaAACCGATGAAGTGAGGGGAGGGGacaaaaaaatctacaaaaaaaaccaacgaaggtgggaggaggtaccaaaaaaaccatggAAGGTGGGAGGAGACTACCgactgcttcattaggagtagaaattattagagattagagattatttgtttcctgaaaatctattatttgtttcctaaagcaaattgcattaatgagagagatttcgtagatttggctaaggtaggaaagaatctattatttgtttgctaaagcaaattgcattaatgggagagatccgttgatttggctaaggtaggaaagaatctattatttgtttgctaaagcaaattgcattaatagaagagatccgttgatttggctaaggtaggaaagaatctattatttgtttcctaaagaaaattgcattaatgagagagatttgttgatttggctaaggtaggcggTTTTTGCGGTTCGTGGCGGCTTAGTGTGAGGTGGGAcgaggtaccaaaaaaaccatgggaggtgggacgaaaaaaaacctgggaGGTGGGAGTTGTCCCTGGTTAACCTACGAAATTTCGTAGATTTTTTTAGGACGAAAAAAAACCGTGGGAGATGGGactaaaaaaaacctggaagcgagactaccaactgctcccttaggagtagagataaaaggaagagaggggcagatccaaacaatccgacccattcatcatcaagatctaatggTCCCTAATCCTTCCGTGTTTAACGCTACAAGCCACGCAATAAGCCTCCATCGATCGCTAACTCATCTGTCGTTCGAAAAAAAAAACCGCTGACAACAACGCACGACCCCTCGCCCCCTCCATCCCCTCCTCCCAACTGACGCCCTACTCCCAATAGACGCCACAGCCCGGGCGGGCTGCCGCACGCCGATCCTCCCGCGCCGTTCGCCGCCCCGCCGATCCACTCATCCTCCACCGCTGCTCAGCTTGGCCTCCGACCCGCGTCGTCCTCTATCCCTTTGTTTCATCcacttcctcctccctcctctcacctcctcgccgccgccgcatgATGCCGCTGGGGCC is from Triticum aestivum cultivar Chinese Spring chromosome 3A, IWGSC CS RefSeq v2.1, whole genome shotgun sequence and encodes:
- the LOC123063250 gene encoding protein LURP-one-related 11-like, with amino-acid sequence MAKIQPLPAAPSPPSSGDHRRGQQAYTVWMKSLVFNGNGCAVYGPDGSVAFRVDNYGCRGGREVFFMDRGGNALIRIRRKGFGMFRRWEVCRYEQGEEATPWFTVRRAKKGEAAVAMHGGARTCYRMDGCPARKTEYKVRGVDGAAVAEVAPKQTAAGVVLGEDVLTLTVAPEMDHLLALGMVVVRGLINRSL